The following proteins are encoded in a genomic region of Oreochromis aureus strain Israel breed Guangdong linkage group 8, ZZ_aureus, whole genome shotgun sequence:
- the LOC116335608 gene encoding rho GTPase-activating protein 44-like isoform X3, with amino-acid sequence MVEGAAVLGDESLLGKMLKLCGDTQEKLAQELILFELTIERDVTEPLYELAEVEIPNIQKQRKHLAKLVLDMDSARTRYSQSTKSSGLSSNLQPTGAKADHLREEMEEAANRMEICRDQLSADMYSFVAKEIDYASYFQTLIEVQAEYHRKSLELLQSVLPQIKAHQETWVEKPCYGKPLEEHLALSGRDIAFPIEACVTMLLECGMQEEGLFRIAPSASKLKKLKASLDCGVLDVQEYSADPHAIAGALKSYLRELPEPLMTFELYNDWIQASNIQDEDKRLQALFNACEKLPSANNTNFKYLIKFLSKLTDYQDVNKMTPGNIAIVLGPNLLWTQNEGNITEMMTTVSLQIVGIIEPIIQHADWFFPGEIEFNVTGNYGSPVHTNHNANYSSMPSPDMDQMDRKQNDQSRRPLSVATDNMMLEFYKKDGTLKNKELSPVIGQKGLQGAVTSSGQSQLSDHSPHTLRRAKKLAPIPPKGPYCPTGAMSDQSTGQPSPVSLSPTPPSTPSPYGFSYPQGYATIGSPGQVQTVTTPSLSSPPSLAGTLTKARPTPKPPRQRPSLPPPQPPSTPGTSPQSLEHSSGLLDGLSPGESMSTDSLCNLDIPVINMELDSIFDLTHISPFRNSVAQLESANSKEDSEEESESTVL; translated from the exons ATGGTGGAGGGGGCAGCTGTGCTCGGGGACGAGTCTCTGCTagg AAAGATGCTGAAGCTCTGCGGCGACACGCAGGAAAAGCTCGCTCAGGAGCTCATCTTGTTCGAGCTCACCATCGAGAGGGACGTGACCGAACCCTTGTACGAGCTCGCAGAG GTGGAAATCCCAAATATccagaaacaaaggaaacatttaGCGAAGCTGGTCCTGGACATGGATTCTGCACGCACACG GTACTCTCAGTCTACCAAGTCTTCGGGACTGTCCAGCAACCTGCAGCCAACAGGAGCCAAGGCCGACCACCTCAGGGAAGAGATGGAGGAGGCAGCCAACCGCATGGAGATCTGTCGA GATCAGTTATCAGCAGACATGTACAGTTTTGTGGCCAAAGAAATTGACTATGCAAGCTACTTCCAGACA CTGATAGAAGTCCAGGCAGAGTACCACAGGAAGTCATTAGAGCTGCTTCAGAGTGTTCTGCCTCAGATCAAAGCTCATCAGG aGACCTGGGTGGAGAAACCGTGTTACGGGAAGCCATTAGAGGAGCACTTAGCGCTCAGCGGGAGAGATATTGCCTTTCCCATCGAGGCCTGTGTGACCATGCTGCTGGAGTGTGGCATGCAGGAGGAG GGTTTGTTCAGAATCGCTCCCTCGGCCTCCAAACTCAAAAAGCTGAAGGCGTCTCTGGACTGCGGGGTTTTAGACGTTCAAGAATACTCCGCAGACCCACACGCCATCGCAG GTGCTTTGAAGTCCTACCTGCGCGAGCTCCCTGAACCATTAATGACCTTTGAACTCTACAATGACTGGATCCAAGCCTCAAA CATTCAAGATGAAGACAAGCGCCTGCAGGCTCTGTTCAATGCGTGTGAGAAACTCCCTTCAGCCAACAACACCAACTTTAA GTATTTAATCAAATTCCTCTCCAAACTGACTGACTATCAGGATGTGAACAAGATGACACCTGGAAACATTGCTATTGTCCTCGGACCCAACCTGCTGTGGACTCAGAATGAGGG GAACATTACGGAGATGATGACGACAGTTTCCCTACAGATCGTCGGCATCATCGAGCCCATCATCCAGCACGCCGACTGGTTCTTCCCAGGAG AGATCGAGTTCAATGTCACAGGAAACTACGGCAGCCCTGTCCACACCAACCACAACGCCAACTACAGCTCGATGCCGTCTCCAGATATGGATCAGATGGATCGCAAGCAGAACGACCAGAGCCGACGGCCGCTCAGCGTTGCCACAGACAACATGATGCTGGAGTTTTATAAGAAGGACGG TACTCTGAAGAACAAGGAGCTGTCTCCAGTGATTGGACAGAAGGGACTCCAGGGAGCAGTGACCTCTAGTGGACAGTCACAGCTCTCTGACCACAGTCCGCACACCTTGAGGAGAG CAAAGAAGCTGGCTCCGATCCCGCCTAAAGGCCCTTACTGCCCAACGGGAGCCATGTCCGACCAGTCCACAGGTCAGCCGTCTCCAGTCAGCCTGTCCCCCACTCCTCCCAGCACCCCCTCCCCATATGGCTTCAGCTACCCGCAAGGATACGCCACCATCGGCTCCCCGGGTCAGGTGCAGACAGTCACCACCCCGTCTCTGTCTTCTCCGCCCTCATTGGCTGGGACTCTCACCAAAGCCAGACCGACCCCCAAGCCGCCCCGGCAGAGACCCAGCCTGCCTCCTCCTCAGCCTCCATCCACACCTGGCACTAGTCCCCAGTCTCTGGAGCACTCGTCAGGGCTCCTGGATGGTCTTTCTCCTGGGGAAAGCATGTCCACTG ATTCCCTCTGCAACTTGGACATCCCCGTCATTAACATGGAACTGGACAGTATTTTTGACTTGACCCACATCTCCCCCTTCAGGAACTCAGTGGCACAGCTGGAATCAGCCAACAGCAaagaggactctgaggaagagtCTGAGAGCACAGTGCTATGA
- the LOC116335608 gene encoding rho GTPase-activating protein 44-like isoform X2, with the protein MKKQFNRMRQLANQTVGRAEKTEVLSEDLLQVEKRLELVKQVSHSTHKKLTACLQGQQGVDVDKKSVRSPSKKLPLATLAQCMVEGAAVLGDESLLGKMLKLCGDTQEKLAQELILFELTIERDVTEPLYELAEVEIPNIQKQRKHLAKLVLDMDSARTRYSQSTKSSGLSSNLQPTGAKADHLREEMEEAANRMEICRDQLSADMYSFVAKEIDYASYFQTLIEVQAEYHRKSLELLQSVLPQIKAHQETWVEKPCYGKPLEEHLALSGRDIAFPIEACVTMLLECGMQEEGLFRIAPSASKLKKLKASLDCGVLDVQEYSADPHAIAGALKSYLRELPEPLMTFELYNDWIQASNIQDEDKRLQALFNACEKLPSANNTNFKYLIKFLSKLTDYQDVNKMTPGNIAIVLGPNLLWTQNEGNITEMMTTVSLQIVGIIEPIIQHADWFFPGEIEFNVTGNYGSPVHTNHNANYSSMPSPDMDQMDRKQNDQSRRPLSVATDNMMLEFYKKDGTLKNKELSPVIGQKGLQGAVTSSGQSQLSDHSPHTLRRAKKLAPIPPKGPYCPTGAMSDQSTGQPSPVSLSPTPPSTPSPYGFSYPQGYATIGSPGQVQTVTTPSLSSPPSLAGTLTKARPTPKPPRQRPSLPPPQPPSTPGTSPQSLEHSSGLLDGLSPGESMSTDSLCNLDIPVINMELDSIFDLTHISPFRNSVAQLESANSKEDSEEESESTVL; encoded by the exons aAAAAGCTTCCGCTTGCAACACTAGCACAATGTATGGTGGAGGGGGCAGCTGTGCTCGGGGACGAGTCTCTGCTagg AAAGATGCTGAAGCTCTGCGGCGACACGCAGGAAAAGCTCGCTCAGGAGCTCATCTTGTTCGAGCTCACCATCGAGAGGGACGTGACCGAACCCTTGTACGAGCTCGCAGAG GTGGAAATCCCAAATATccagaaacaaaggaaacatttaGCGAAGCTGGTCCTGGACATGGATTCTGCACGCACACG GTACTCTCAGTCTACCAAGTCTTCGGGACTGTCCAGCAACCTGCAGCCAACAGGAGCCAAGGCCGACCACCTCAGGGAAGAGATGGAGGAGGCAGCCAACCGCATGGAGATCTGTCGA GATCAGTTATCAGCAGACATGTACAGTTTTGTGGCCAAAGAAATTGACTATGCAAGCTACTTCCAGACA CTGATAGAAGTCCAGGCAGAGTACCACAGGAAGTCATTAGAGCTGCTTCAGAGTGTTCTGCCTCAGATCAAAGCTCATCAGG aGACCTGGGTGGAGAAACCGTGTTACGGGAAGCCATTAGAGGAGCACTTAGCGCTCAGCGGGAGAGATATTGCCTTTCCCATCGAGGCCTGTGTGACCATGCTGCTGGAGTGTGGCATGCAGGAGGAG GGTTTGTTCAGAATCGCTCCCTCGGCCTCCAAACTCAAAAAGCTGAAGGCGTCTCTGGACTGCGGGGTTTTAGACGTTCAAGAATACTCCGCAGACCCACACGCCATCGCAG GTGCTTTGAAGTCCTACCTGCGCGAGCTCCCTGAACCATTAATGACCTTTGAACTCTACAATGACTGGATCCAAGCCTCAAA CATTCAAGATGAAGACAAGCGCCTGCAGGCTCTGTTCAATGCGTGTGAGAAACTCCCTTCAGCCAACAACACCAACTTTAA GTATTTAATCAAATTCCTCTCCAAACTGACTGACTATCAGGATGTGAACAAGATGACACCTGGAAACATTGCTATTGTCCTCGGACCCAACCTGCTGTGGACTCAGAATGAGGG GAACATTACGGAGATGATGACGACAGTTTCCCTACAGATCGTCGGCATCATCGAGCCCATCATCCAGCACGCCGACTGGTTCTTCCCAGGAG AGATCGAGTTCAATGTCACAGGAAACTACGGCAGCCCTGTCCACACCAACCACAACGCCAACTACAGCTCGATGCCGTCTCCAGATATGGATCAGATGGATCGCAAGCAGAACGACCAGAGCCGACGGCCGCTCAGCGTTGCCACAGACAACATGATGCTGGAGTTTTATAAGAAGGACGG TACTCTGAAGAACAAGGAGCTGTCTCCAGTGATTGGACAGAAGGGACTCCAGGGAGCAGTGACCTCTAGTGGACAGTCACAGCTCTCTGACCACAGTCCGCACACCTTGAGGAGAG CAAAGAAGCTGGCTCCGATCCCGCCTAAAGGCCCTTACTGCCCAACGGGAGCCATGTCCGACCAGTCCACAGGTCAGCCGTCTCCAGTCAGCCTGTCCCCCACTCCTCCCAGCACCCCCTCCCCATATGGCTTCAGCTACCCGCAAGGATACGCCACCATCGGCTCCCCGGGTCAGGTGCAGACAGTCACCACCCCGTCTCTGTCTTCTCCGCCCTCATTGGCTGGGACTCTCACCAAAGCCAGACCGACCCCCAAGCCGCCCCGGCAGAGACCCAGCCTGCCTCCTCCTCAGCCTCCATCCACACCTGGCACTAGTCCCCAGTCTCTGGAGCACTCGTCAGGGCTCCTGGATGGTCTTTCTCCTGGGGAAAGCATGTCCACTG ATTCCCTCTGCAACTTGGACATCCCCGTCATTAACATGGAACTGGACAGTATTTTTGACTTGACCCACATCTCCCCCTTCAGGAACTCAGTGGCACAGCTGGAATCAGCCAACAGCAaagaggactctgaggaagagtCTGAGAGCACAGTGCTATGA